A genome region from Arachis duranensis cultivar V14167 chromosome 8, aradu.V14167.gnm2.J7QH, whole genome shotgun sequence includes the following:
- the LOC107461980 gene encoding probable terpene synthase 11, which yields MSTDQMALVIQVRASSLSSSIHHPRHNSMHPPWNLSLQTSKGQGTIMLSKKLSINSVLLREKVECLESNDRKKSLEQVKKEGQEALLKKSSDPVGTMKIIDSIQELGIGHHFEEEINALLGKICHWDASQDLFATSLQFRLLRHNGWTTFPENFNKFLDKSGNFKESLSRDIGGVLSLYEASFLGAEGEGVLQQAMDFSRGHLHQSIPHMAPELGRQVSRALRLPRHLQMERLEAKNYMDQYSRTTTKIPALLELAKLDYDMLQSLYKRELGEITRWWKELGLIESLGFARDRPSECFLWTVGIFPEPRYSNCRIELTKTVCILLVMDDIFDTYGSFDDLVLFVKAIKRWDLDAMEQLPEYMKICYMALYNTTHEIAYKIQKERGLTAVAYLKKTWIDIFEAFLEEAKWFNQGYVPSFREYLDNGVISAGSYMAMTHATFLVGDGISKDTLSLMKTYPRLFSCSGEILRFWDDLGTSTEEQERGDNACSIQCYMRENNGCDENEARKHIRGLIGKLWLELNGVAMNTTALPSSIVKACFNMARTAQVIYQHGDDKSTYTVDDYVQTLFFTPSAI from the exons ATGTCTACAGATCAAATGGCTCTTGTTATACAAGTTAGAGCTTCTTCGCTTTCAAGCTCAATTCATCATCCTCGACACAATTCCATGCATCCACCATGGAACTTGTCGCTACAAACATCTAAAGGCCAAGGGACCATTAtgcttagtaaaaaattatccATCAATTCCGTTCTTCTTCGTGAGAAG GTGGAGTGTCTTGAAAGTAATGATAGGAAGAAAAGCTTGGAGCAGGTGAAGAAAGAAGGGCAAGAAGCATTGCTAAAAAAGTCAAGTGATCCGGTGGgaacaatgaaaataattgATAGCATTCAAGAGCTGGGAATTGGGCACCATTTTGAAGAAGAGATTAATGCACTTCTTGGAAAGATATGCCACTGGGATGCCTCACAAGACCTATTTGCCACATCCCTTCAATTTCGCCTCCTCAGGCACAATGGCTGGACCACGTTTCCTG AGAATTTCAACAAGTTTTTGGACAAGAGTGGAAATTTCAAGGAATCACTGAGCAGAGACATAGGTGGCGTGCTAAGTTTGTACGAGGCATCATTTCTAGGTGCTGAAGGTGAAGGAGTGTTACAACAAGCCATGGACTTCTCAAGAGGCCATCTTCACCAATCAATCCCTCACATGGCTCCTGAATTAGGAAGACAAGTTAGCAGAGCCTTAAGGCTTCCAAGGCACCTTCAAATGGAGAGGTTAGAAGCCAAGAATTACATGGACCAATACAGCCGTACAACAACCAAAATACCAGCTCTTTTGGAATTGGCCAAGTTGGATTATGACATGCTTCAATCATTGTACAAAAGAGAATTAGGAGAAATCACCAG GTGGTGGAAGGAATTAGGACTAATTGAGAGCCTTGGTTTTGCTAGAGATAGACCGTCAGAGTGCTTTCTATGGACAGTGGGGATTTTCCCAGAACCACGTTATTCCAACTGCCGTATTGAACTTACTAAAACAGTATGCATTTTGCTTGTTATGGATGATATCTTCGATACTTATGGCTCTTTCGATGATCTTGTTCTTTTCGTCAAGGCAATCAAAAG atgGGATCTTGATGCAATGGAGCAGCTACCTGAATACATGAAAATATGCTACATGGCATTATATAACACAACTCACGAAATTGCATACAAAATTCAGAAAGAGCGTGGACTAACCGCTGTTGCCTACTTGAAAAAAACG TGGATAGACATATTTGAAGCATTTCTTGAGGAAGCCAAATGGTTCAACCAGGGTTACGTGCCATCTTTTAGGGAATATCTGGACAACGGGGTGATTTCCGCAGGATCTTACATGGCCATGACGCATGCAACTTTCCTCGTTGGTGATGGTATCTCAAAGGATACTCTTTCATTGATGAAGACATATCCTAGGCTCTTCTCTTGTTCTGGCGAAATTCTTCGTTTTTGGGACGACCTAGGAACTTCAACG GAAGAACAAGAGAGAGGGGATAATGCTTGCAGCATACAGTGCTACATGAGGGAAAATAATGGTTGTGATGAGAATGAAGCAAGAAAACATATAAGGGGGCTCATAGGGAAGCTGTGGTTAGAGTTGAATGGTGTAGCCATGAACACGACCGCTCTGCCTTCTTCAATAGTGAAAGCTTGTTTCAACATGGCAAGAACTGCTCAGGTCATATATCAGCATGGCGATGACAAAAGCACATACACAGTTGATGACTACGTCCAAACATTGTTCTTCACACCCTCTGCTATCTAG
- the LOC107461926 gene encoding uncharacterized protein LOC107461926, with product MDDRVVLKIYYYGQILLQTYEGVQFVCENPLDVVIPFTLSFEELKGVICEKIGTQRCRRISCILYRYPLPVFGGFVQFQTKYVMDEASMQEMFSMYMENRHRISCIELYIEFEQSEADRNIELEDYNSESEDEFESNYEIVGPGEDEEAAVGAMNADVAEVANALANPHPFQEPSFMRSLDLGAMHAPEFPRYMNPALPVVADGEFTVGMEFSSREAVIKAMKDYTIRRGVDYRVYESEPTTFYAKCIEYGNGCDWLIRITKMQKKYCWEIRRYNGSHTCTRSTISQDHSKLDSKTVAEAIKPLVEVDPSIKVKSVIADIQSKFNYTISYRKAWLAKQQAVESIFGSWEASYEALPIWFEAMCHKEPSAVVHFETMPAYQGDDLVPDIRVLHRVFWSYYPCIRAFRHCKPVVQVDGTHLYGKYKGCLLVAVSQDGNNNIVPIAFAIVEGETSDAWHFFLSNLRQHVVTRDGVGLISDRHDSIRSAIERSNGAWSPPRAFHMFCIRHIESNFLRKFKAPYLQKLIVNIGYSRTTREYQMRYERLKERGEAYTNWLDRIPREQYSLAFDGGYRWGHMTTNLVECINSVLKGARNLPVTALVKAIFYRLNELFTRKRAEARNLPVTALGFQCLKATHGRTCNRKTICLQTENYRHILQGHGTLTNRKIESMSLGPPSLDQSINHC from the exons ATGGATGATAGAGTTGTATTGAAGATTTATTATTACGGACAGATCTTATTACAAACATATGAGGGAGTTCAATTTGTGTGTGAAAATCCATTAGATGTTGTTATTCCGTTCACATTGTCATTTGAGGAGTTGAAAGgtgtgatttgtgagaagatagGCACGCAAAGATGTAGGAGAATATCGTGTATTTTGTACAGGTATCCTTTACCTGTGTTTGGCGGGTTTGTTCAATTTCAGACCAAGTATGTGATGGACGAAGCGAGTATGCAGGAAATGTTTTCAATGTACATGGAAAATCGCCACCGAATATCGTGCATCGAGTTATATATTGAGTTTGAGCAATCTGAAGCGGACCGTAACATTGAGTTGGAAGATTATAATAGTGAAAGCgaagatgaatttgaaagtAACTATGAGATCGTCGGTCCAGGTGAGGACGAAGAAGCAGCTGTTGGCGCCATGAACGCAGATGTGGCGGAAGTTGCAAATGCACTAGCAAACCCGCATCCGTTTCAAGAGCCTTCTTTCATGCGGTCGTTGGATTTGGGGGCTATGCACGCACCGGAGTTTCCGCGATATATGAATCCAG CCCTTCCTGTTGTGGCGGATGGTGAGTTCACAGTGGGGATGGAATTTAGCTCAAGGGAGGCAGTAATCAAGGCAATGAAAGATTATACCATCCGGAGAGGTGTGGACTATCGGGTATATGAGTCGGAACCGACGACATTCTATGCCAAATGTATAGAATATGGGAATGGTTGTGACTGGTTGATCAGGATAACCAAAATGCAAAAGAAGTACTGTTGGGAGATAAGGAGGTACAATGGAAGTCATACTTGTACCAGGTCTACTATTTCTCAAGACCATTCGAAGCTGGATTCCAAGACAGTTGCAGAAGCAATAAAGCCGTTGGTAGAGGTTGACCCGTCTATAAAGGTAAAATCTGTAATTGCTGATATCCAGTCAAAGTTTAACTACACCATCAGTTATCGCAAGGCTTGGTTAGCAAAGCAGCAGGCGGTCGAATCAATTTTTGGAAGTTGGGAAGCATCGTATGAAGCTTTGCCGATATGGTTTGAGGCCATGTGCCACAAAGAGCCATCAGCAGTGGTTCACTTTGAAACAATGCCAGCTTACCAGGGGGATGATTTGGTTCCTGATATACGTGTTCTACATAGAGTCTTCTGGAGTTATTACCCCTGTATAAGGGCCTTCAGACACTGCAAGCCAGTGGTGCAGGTGGACGGGACTCATTTGTATGGAAAATACAAGGGTTGTTTATTGGTTGCAGTGTCACAAGATGGTAATAACAACATCGTGCCTATTGCATTTGCcatagtggagggagagactTCTGATGCATGGCACTTTTTTCTGAGCAACCTGCGTCAACATGTGGTGACCCGTGATGGTGTCGGACTAATCTCCGATCGACACGATTCGATTAGGTCAGCTATTGAACGAAGTAATGGGGCGTGGTCTCCTCCAAGGGCTTTCCATATGTTTTGTATCCGGCATATTGAGTCCAACTTCTTGAGGAAGTTTAAAGCACCTTACTTGCAGAAGCTTATCGTCAACATTG GATACTCAAGGACGACCAGGGAGTACCAGATGCGCTATGAACGATTAAAGGAACGGGGTGAGGCTTACACCAATTGGCTTGATCGGATCCCTCGTGAGCAGTATTCTTTGGCATTTGATGGTGGTTACCGATGGGGTCATATGACCACCAATCTTGTGGAATGTATCAACTCCGTCTTAAAGGGTGCACGCAATCTCCCAGTCACTGCACTTGTTAAGGCGATATTTTACAGACTGAATGAGTTGTTCACTAGGAAAAGAGCTGAGGCACGCAATCTCCCAGTCACTGCACTCGGCTTCCAATGCCTCAAAGCTACTCATGGTCGGACCTGTAACCGGAAGACCATTTGTTTGCAGACTGAGAATTACCGCCACATCCTCCAAGGTCACGGCACACTCACCAACCGGAAAATAGAAAGTATGAGTCTCGGGCCGCCATCTCTCGATCAGAGCATTAATCATTGCTGA
- the LOC107462070 gene encoding xyloglucan endotransglucosylase protein 6, with product MSKMSSLLGFFVGLVLVGVVASSKFEELYQPAWALDHFIHDGELIKLKLDNYSGAGFGSKSKYMFGKVSIQLKLVEGDSAGTVTAFYMSSEGPNHNEFDFEFLGNTTGEPYSVQTNVYVNGVGNREQRLDLWFDPTKDFHTYSIFWNQRQVVFLVDDTPIRVHTNLEHKGIPFPKDQAMGVYSSIWNADDWATQGGRVKTDWSHAPFVATYKDFTIDACECPVGVSSSSVAPENAKRCSSSEDKKYWWDEPTMSELNVHQSHQLMWVRANHMVYDYCTDTARFPVTPAECVHHRH from the exons ATGTCTAAGATGTCTAGTCTCTTGGGATTCTTTGTGGGTCTAGTtttggtgggggttgttgcctCTTCCAAGTTTGAAGAACTCTACCAACCTGCTTGGGCCTTGGATCATTTCATCCACGATGGCGAACTCATTAAACTCAAGCTTGATAACTATTCAG GTGCTGGTTTTGGATCAAAGAGCAAATATATGTTTGGGAAAGTGAGCATCCAACTTAAGCTTGTGGAGGGTGACTCTGCTGGAACCGTTACTGCTTTCTAT ATGTCATCGGAGGGTCCAAATCACAAcgaatttgattttgagttcTTGGGGAACACTACTGGTGAGCCTTATTCGGTGCAGACGAATGTGTATGTGAATGGTGTTGGTAACAGGGAGCAGAGACTCGACCTATGGTTCGATCCCACCAAGGACTTCCACACCTACTCTATCTTCTGGAATCAACGCCAAGTTGT GTTCCTAGTGGACGATACGCCAATAAGGGTGCACACAAACCTTGAACACAAGGGAATCCCTTTCCCTAAAGACCAAGCAATGGGAGTGTACAGCTCAATATGGAACGCAGATGATTGGGCCACACAGGGTGGTAGGGTGAAGACAGATTGGAGCCATGCACCATTCGTTGCCACATACAAGGACTTCACGATTGACGCGTGTGAGTGCCCAGTGGGAGTGTCATCGTCATCAGTGGCCCCGGAAAATGCTAAGAGGTGCAGTAGCAGCGAGGATAAGAAGTATTGGTGGGATGAACCAACTATGTCGGAGTTGAACGTTCACCAGAGCCACCAGCTTATGTGGGTTAGGGCTAACCATATGGTCTATGACTATTGCACTGATACTGCTAGGTTCCCAGTCACACCCGCTGAGTGTGTCCACCACCGCCACTAA